One Callospermophilus lateralis isolate mCalLat2 chromosome 6, mCalLat2.hap1, whole genome shotgun sequence genomic region harbors:
- the Ccnd3 gene encoding G1/S-specific cyclin-D3 isoform X2 — protein sequence MELLCCEGTRHAPRAGPDPRLLGDQRVLQSLLRLEERYVPRASYFQCVQKEIKPHMRKMLAYWMLEEWEVLVLGKLKWDLAAVIAHDFLALILHRLSLPSDRQALVKKHAQTFLALCATDYTFAMYPPSMIATGSIGAAVQGLGACSTSGDELTELLAGITGTEVDCLRACQEQIEAALRESLREAAQTTPSPAPKAPRGSSSQGPSQTSTPTDVTAIHL from the exons ATGGAGTTGCTGTGCTGTGAGGGCACCCGACACGCGCCCCGGGCCGGGCCAGACCCGCGGCTGCTGGGGGACCAGCGTGTCCTGCAGAGCTTGCTCCGCCTGGAGGAGCGCTACGTGCCCCGCGCCTCCTACTTCCAATGCGTGCAGAAGGAGATCAAGCCGCACATGCGGAAGATGCTGGCGTACTGGATGCTGGAG GAGTGGGAGGTGCTGGTCTTGGGAAAACTCAAATGGGACCTGGCTGCTGTGATTGCGCATGATTTTCTGGCCCTGATTCTGCACCGGCTCTCTCTGCCCAGTGACCGACAGGCCTTGGTCAAAAAGCACGCCCAGACCTTTTTGGCCCTCTGTGCTACAG ATTACACCTTTGCCATGTATCCGCCATCTATGATCGCAACAGGCAGCATTGGGGCTGCAGTGCAAGGCCTGGGCGCGTGCTCCACATCCGGAGATGAGCTCACAGAGTTGCTGGCAGGGATCACAGGCACTGAAGTG GACTGCCTGCGGGCCTGTCAGGAGCAGATTGAAGCTGCGCTCAGGGAGAGTCTGAGGGAAGCTGCCCAGACCACCCCCAGCCCAGCGCCCAAAGCACCCCGGGGCTCCAGCAGCCAGGGGCCCAGCCAGACCAGCACACCCACAGATGTTACAGCCATCCACCTGTAG
- the Ccnd3 gene encoding G1/S-specific cyclin-D3 isoform X1, whose translation MELLCCEGTRHAPRAGPDPRLLGDQRVLQSLLRLEERYVPRASYFQCVQKEIKPHMRKMLAYWMLEVCEEQRCEEEVFPLAMNYLDRYLSCVPTRKAQLQLLGAVCMLLASKLRETTPLTIEKLCIYTDHAVSPHQMREWEVLVLGKLKWDLAAVIAHDFLALILHRLSLPSDRQALVKKHAQTFLALCATDYTFAMYPPSMIATGSIGAAVQGLGACSTSGDELTELLAGITGTEVDCLRACQEQIEAALRESLREAAQTTPSPAPKAPRGSSSQGPSQTSTPTDVTAIHL comes from the exons ATGGAGTTGCTGTGCTGTGAGGGCACCCGACACGCGCCCCGGGCCGGGCCAGACCCGCGGCTGCTGGGGGACCAGCGTGTCCTGCAGAGCTTGCTCCGCCTGGAGGAGCGCTACGTGCCCCGCGCCTCCTACTTCCAATGCGTGCAGAAGGAGATCAAGCCGCACATGCGGAAGATGCTGGCGTACTGGATGCTGGAG GTGTGTGAGGAACAGCGCTGTGAGGAGGAAGTCTTCCCCCTGGCCATGAACTACCTGGATCGCTACCTGTCTTGTGTCCCCACCCGAAAGGCGCAGTTGCAGCTCCTGGGTGCGGTCTGCATGCTGCTGGCATCCAAGTTGCGTGAAACCACGCCCCTGACCATCGAAAAACTGTGCATCTACACCGACCACGCTGTGTCTCCCCACCAGATGCGG GAGTGGGAGGTGCTGGTCTTGGGAAAACTCAAATGGGACCTGGCTGCTGTGATTGCGCATGATTTTCTGGCCCTGATTCTGCACCGGCTCTCTCTGCCCAGTGACCGACAGGCCTTGGTCAAAAAGCACGCCCAGACCTTTTTGGCCCTCTGTGCTACAG ATTACACCTTTGCCATGTATCCGCCATCTATGATCGCAACAGGCAGCATTGGGGCTGCAGTGCAAGGCCTGGGCGCGTGCTCCACATCCGGAGATGAGCTCACAGAGTTGCTGGCAGGGATCACAGGCACTGAAGTG GACTGCCTGCGGGCCTGTCAGGAGCAGATTGAAGCTGCGCTCAGGGAGAGTCTGAGGGAAGCTGCCCAGACCACCCCCAGCCCAGCGCCCAAAGCACCCCGGGGCTCCAGCAGCCAGGGGCCCAGCCAGACCAGCACACCCACAGATGTTACAGCCATCCACCTGTAG
- the Ccnd3 gene encoding G1/S-specific cyclin-D3 isoform X3: MNYLDRYLSCVPTRKAQLQLLGAVCMLLASKLRETTPLTIEKLCIYTDHAVSPHQMREWEVLVLGKLKWDLAAVIAHDFLALILHRLSLPSDRQALVKKHAQTFLALCATDYTFAMYPPSMIATGSIGAAVQGLGACSTSGDELTELLAGITGTEVDCLRACQEQIEAALRESLREAAQTTPSPAPKAPRGSSSQGPSQTSTPTDVTAIHL; encoded by the exons ATGAACTACCTGGATCGCTACCTGTCTTGTGTCCCCACCCGAAAGGCGCAGTTGCAGCTCCTGGGTGCGGTCTGCATGCTGCTGGCATCCAAGTTGCGTGAAACCACGCCCCTGACCATCGAAAAACTGTGCATCTACACCGACCACGCTGTGTCTCCCCACCAGATGCGG GAGTGGGAGGTGCTGGTCTTGGGAAAACTCAAATGGGACCTGGCTGCTGTGATTGCGCATGATTTTCTGGCCCTGATTCTGCACCGGCTCTCTCTGCCCAGTGACCGACAGGCCTTGGTCAAAAAGCACGCCCAGACCTTTTTGGCCCTCTGTGCTACAG ATTACACCTTTGCCATGTATCCGCCATCTATGATCGCAACAGGCAGCATTGGGGCTGCAGTGCAAGGCCTGGGCGCGTGCTCCACATCCGGAGATGAGCTCACAGAGTTGCTGGCAGGGATCACAGGCACTGAAGTG GACTGCCTGCGGGCCTGTCAGGAGCAGATTGAAGCTGCGCTCAGGGAGAGTCTGAGGGAAGCTGCCCAGACCACCCCCAGCCCAGCGCCCAAAGCACCCCGGGGCTCCAGCAGCCAGGGGCCCAGCCAGACCAGCACACCCACAGATGTTACAGCCATCCACCTGTAG
- the Ccnd3 gene encoding G1/S-specific cyclin-D3 isoform X4: protein MYPPSMIATGSIGAAVQGLGACSTSGDELTELLAGITGTEVDCLRACQEQIEAALRESLREAAQTTPSPAPKAPRGSSSQGPSQTSTPTDVTAIHL from the exons ATGTATCCGCCATCTATGATCGCAACAGGCAGCATTGGGGCTGCAGTGCAAGGCCTGGGCGCGTGCTCCACATCCGGAGATGAGCTCACAGAGTTGCTGGCAGGGATCACAGGCACTGAAGTG GACTGCCTGCGGGCCTGTCAGGAGCAGATTGAAGCTGCGCTCAGGGAGAGTCTGAGGGAAGCTGCCCAGACCACCCCCAGCCCAGCGCCCAAAGCACCCCGGGGCTCCAGCAGCCAGGGGCCCAGCCAGACCAGCACACCCACAGATGTTACAGCCATCCACCTGTAG
- the Bysl gene encoding bystin, producing MPKFKATRGVGSKEKHAPLADQILAEDSVRAGTREKRRGRGTEEEEEYVGPRLSRRILQQARQQQEELEAEHGTGNRPAKPPERATRLGPGVPQDGSDDEDEEWPTLEKAAKMTGVDHHAEVVVDPEDERAIEMFMNKNPPARRTLADIIMEKLTEKQTEVETVMSEVSGFPLPQLDPRVLDVYKGVREVLSKYRSGKLPKAFKIIPALSNWEQILYVTEPEAWTAAAMYQATRIFASNLKERMAQRFYNLVLLPRVRDDIAEYKRLNFHLYMALKKALFKPGAWFKGILIPLCESGTCTLREAIIVGSIITKCSIPVLHSSAAMLKIAEMEYSGANSIFLRLLLDKKYALPYRVLDALVFHFLRFRTEKRELPVLWHQCLLTLVQRYKADLATDQKDALLELLRLQPHSQLSPEIRRELQSAVPRDVEDVSITME from the exons ATGCCTAAATTCAAGGCCACCCGTGGGGTTGGAAGTAAGGAAAAGCATGCGCCGCTGGCCGACCAGATTCTCGCTGAGGACTCCGTGCGGGCAGGGACCCGAGAAAAGCGGCGGGGTCGCGGAACCGAAGAGGAGGAAGAGTACGTGGGGCCCCGGCTGAGCCGACGGATTTTGCAGCAAGCGCGGCAGCAACAGGAGGAGCTCGAGGCCGAGCATGGGACTGGGAACAGGCCCGCAAAGCCGCCGGAGCGCGCCACGCGGCTGG GGCCAGGAGTGCCCCAGGATGGATCAGATGATGAGGATGAGGAGTGGCCCACCCTGGAGAAGGCAGCCAAAATGACAGGGGTAGACCACCATGCAGAGGTGGTTGTGGACCCTGAGGATGAACGTGCCATTGAAATGTTCATGAATAAGAACCCTCCTGCCAG GCGCACCCTGGCTGACATCATTATGGAGAAGCTAACTGAGAAGCAGACCGAGGTCGAGACAGTCATGTCAGAGGTGTCAGGCTTCCCTCTGCCCCAGCTGGACCCCCGGGTCCTGGATGTCTACAAAGGGGTCCGTGAG GTCTTATCCAAGTACCGCAGTGGGAAACTGCCCAAGGCTTTTAAgatcatccctgccctctccaactgGGAGCAGATCCTCTACGTCACAGAGCCTGAGGCCTGGACTGCAGCTGCCATGTACCAAGCTACCAG gatttttgcctctaaccTGAAGGAACGCATGGCTCAACGCTTCTACAACCTTGTCCTGCTCCCCCGGGTACGAGATGACATTGCTGAATACAAACGACTCAACTTCCATCTCTACATGGCGCTGAAGAAGGCCCTGTTCAAGCCCGGAGCCTGGTTCAAAG GGATCCTGATCCCACTGTGTGAGTCAGGCACTTGCACCCTCCGGGAAGCCATCATCGTGGGTAGCATCATCACCAAGTGCTCCATTCCTGTGCTGCACTCCAG TGCGGCCATGCTGAAAATTGCTGAGATGGAATACAGCGGTGCCAACAGCATCTTCTTGAGACTACTGCTGGATAAGAAGTATGCGCTACCCTACCGGGTGCTGGATGCCCTGGTCTTCCACTTCCTAAGGTTCCGGACAGAGAAGCGTGAGCTGCCTGTACTCTGGCACCAGTGCCTCCTGACACTGGTCCAGCGCTACAAGGCGGACTTGGCCACAGATCAGAAAGATGCCCTCCTAGAACTGCTCCGGCTACAGCCCCATTCACAACTGTCCCCTGAAATCAGGCGAGAGCTTCAGAGTGCAGTTCCCAGAGATGTGGAAGATGTATCCATTACCATGGAGTGA